The stretch of DNA ACACTGGCGGAGTGAAGAGACGCGTTCCTCCTAGCTCACTGAGATCACGATCTTCCCACCGGCGTTGTTCTGATCCATCAGGCGGTGCGCATCTTGAAGCGCTTCGAACGGCATCACGGGACCGAGCTGGAGGGACAGCTTTCCCTGCTCGACGAGATCGACGTATTGCTGAAGCTCGGCTTGCGAAATGTCCGAAGAGCCACCGGAGTAGCTAGTTAGCTTCACCCCGGTTGGGATGTCTCCCATCGGCGTGAACTGGCCAAGGGTCCATTCGCCTCCGAGGATGCCTGTCATGCACACGATGCCACCGGCTCGGGTCGCAGCGAGAGAGTCAAGCAGCGTCTTGGTCCCGATCAACTCGAGCACCCGCTCTGCACCTTGGCCGCCGTAGTACTCACGAACCTCATCAGCGAGCTTGCCAGTATCGATGAACACGTGGTCCGCGCCCGCAGCGAGCAGAGCATCTCGGCGAGCGGCGCTTCGAGAGGTGGTAGCGACCCGCTTTCCGAGCGCCTTGGCTAGGGCGAGCGCCGCGTAGCCGATAGACGACGTTCCCCCACGGATCAGCAAAGTTTCCGCACGGTCTATTTCGAGCCCCGTCTGGAGCGACCCGTGGGTGGTTTGCAGCATCTCCGGCAGGGCAGCCAGGCGCTCACTCTCGAGGGACGTTTGTAGCTCGAATACGTGCTCCCGAGGGACGCAAGTGTACTCCGCGTACGAGCCATCGAACTCGCGCCCCATACCCCCCATCATCGCCACGACGCGCGCGCCCGGCGCCAAGTCGGTGCCCGGGGCGGCTTCGACTACCCCGCAACACTCGATGCCCAAGACTCGCGGAAAGTGCACGCTAGGCGAGTCGCCATTGCGAGTGAACCACTCCGACCGATTCAAGCCAAAGGCCCTGACGCGGATGAGTGCCCAACCTTCCGCGGGGGTGGGCAGCGGGAGCTCACGCAGTAGCAACTGCTCCGCACCGCCGGCTTGCTCGATGACGTACGCCCGCAT from Polyangiaceae bacterium encodes:
- a CDS encoding zinc-binding dehydrogenase, with the translated sequence MRAYVIEQAGGAEQLLLRELPLPTPAEGWALIRVRAFGLNRSEWFTRNGDSPSVHFPRVLGIECCGVVEAAPGTDLAPGARVVAMMGGMGREFDGSYAEYTCVPREHVFELQTSLESERLAALPEMLQTTHGSLQTGLEIDRAETLLIRGGTSSIGYAALALAKALGKRVATTSRSAARRDALLAAGADHVFIDTGKLADEVREYYGGQGAERVLELIGTKTLLDSLAATRAGGIVCMTGILGGEWTLGQFTPMGDIPTGVKLTSYSGGSSDISQAELQQYVDLVEQGKLSLQLGPVMPFEALQDAHRLMDQNNAGGKIVISVS